GTTGAGCGGCTCCGGTGCGCAGGACCGCGACGGCGCACGTACCGAATTGCCGGGCTATCGACCCTTCGTCGACATCGCCGACACGCTGCTCGCCGCCGGCTTCGCGGTACTGCGACTCGATGACCGCGGTGTGGGCGCGTCCACCGGACGCTTTGACGGGGCCACCACTGAAGACTTCGCGCGCGATGCGGCGGCGGCTGTCCGCTGGCTGCGTGGTCACGCGCGCGTGCAGCCCGAACACATCGCTCTCGTCGGACACAGCGAGGGCGCCCTGGTGGCGCTGCTGGTCGCGCACGACGATCCCCGCGTGTGGGTGCTCGGATTGCTCGGTGCCGCGTCACGCCCCGGGCGCGAAATCGCTCGCTGGCAGCGCGCGACACTCGTGACAGGCGATCTCACCACATGGCCGGCCGCACAACGCGCGGCCGTGCTGGCGCGCGCGGAATCGGATGCCGATGCGATCGCCGCCACCGACCCCTGGCTGCGCACCTGGTTCTCGCTCGATCCGCGCACCATCGCGCGCGGCGTCGAACAGCCCGTCCTACTGCTGCACGGCGAGAACGACCGGCAGGTGCCGGTGGAGCAATCCGGCGAGCTCGCGGCGGCGCTGCGCGACGCGCGCATCGTGCGATTGGCGCACACCAATCACCTGCTGCTCGACGACTTCGACGGTGATCCGCGCGGCTACGTGCGCCTCACATCGCGTCGTGTCGAGGGGGAAATCCTCCGCGCACTCGTCGCGTTCCTCGAGCAACAGAATGGCGAAAAACGATTCTCCGAGGGAAAAACACTGAAAAAAATCCGCGAAATTCGATGAGAAGTGCGTTTTTCAGAGGGAAAAACACAAAAACACTATTGCGCGACGTATTCGTGATTGTAGTTTTGGCCGTCCGCTGAGACGTAACCGCGTCTTCGCGAGATCTGTCGAGAGCTGTACCGCTCGACGCGACCCGACGGGTTACCACCTCAGGAGACAACATGGCCGCTGCGAAGAAGTCTGCGAAGAAAGCTGCAAAGAAGGCCGCCCCGAAGAAGGCCGCCGCCAAGAAGGCGCCTGCGAAGAAGGCCGCCCCCAAGAAGGCCGCTGTGAAGAAGGCTGCCCCGGCCAAGAAGGCCGCCGTGAAGAAGGCGCCGGCCAAGAAGGCCGCCAAGCGCACGCCGAACGCGGCGTTCATGAAGGCCCTGACGCCGAGCCCGGAGCTTGCGGCTGTCGTCGGCGACAAGCCGCTTCCGCGCACGGAAGTCGTGAAGAAGCTCTGGGCGTACATCAAGAAGAACGGCCTCCAGGATGCCAAGAACAAGCGCAACATCAACGCCGACGACAAGCTGAAGGCCGTGTTCGCTGGCAAGAAGACCGTCAGCATGTTCGAGATGACGTCGCTGGTCTCCAAGCACCTGTCGTAACTCCCGACGGTTTGCTGCGTATGTTGAAGGGGCGCGTCCTTGATGGGCGCGCCCCTTTGATCTAGTCCGTCCTCGACTTCCCAACCGCACCGCCCGTGGCCTCGAAAAGCAGTTCGTCGAAAAGCAGCACCGATCGCAAGAGTGTGGCGAACCTCCGCGCCGGCAAGTCGTCCGGTGGCAGCGGCAGCTCCACCCTCTGGGAAAACGTCAAGGCGATTCTCGTCACGCTGGCGATCTTCCTTGCCATCCGGACGTTCCTGATCGAGGCCTACCGCATTCCCTCCGGGAGCATGATCCCCACCCTGCTGGTGGGCGACTGGCTCTTCGTGAACAAGCTGGCATACGGCCCGCACGTCCCGTTCACCGACATCAACCTGCCGGGATACGACGACCCGGAACGCGGCGACGTCGTGGTGTTCGTCTCGCCCGATCAGGTCGATCAGCCCGAAGATCCGAATCCGATTCTCGTGAAGCGCCTCGTGGCCGTGGCCGGTGATACGGTCTGGATGCGCGGCGGTGTCTTCCACGTGAACGGTATGGCCCAGCGTCAGGGCTTCCCGGCCTCCGAAAATCCGAAGGGTGACGGCGGCTTCTCGCACCCGCTCTTCAGCTGGCAGAAGCAGTTCGAAGTCCGCGGCACGCGCGCCGGCGATCCACCGGCGTCGCCCACGCTCGACGACTGGGGCCCGCTCGTGGTGCCCGCGAAGTTCCTGTTCATGCTCGGCGACAATCGCTACGACTCCAAGGACGGTCGCTACTGGGGCTTCGTCCCGCGCGAGAACGTCCGTGGCCGCCCGGTGTTCGTCTACTACTCGTACAACGCCGACGAAAGCGTACGCCCCCTGCCGTTCCTCACGGACATCCGATGGGGACGCATCGGGACGATCATCAAGTAATGACGCGCTCCGCGCTGCTGCTCGCTCTTGGTCTCTCTCTGGGCAGCGCCAGCGTGTCGCGGGCGCAGACGGGGACGCCATCGGGCACGGTTCGCACCGATACTATCTGGTCGCAGTCGCTCGGGGTCTACAAGGCCCTCGTGGTCTATCTGCCCCCGTCGTACCGAGCAAACGCGCGCACCCGCTATCCACTGCTGGTGTACTTGCACGGTCGCACCGGCAGTGAGCGCAATTGGGTGGACGCCGGTTGGCTGCATCTGACCATGGATTCGCTGGCACATACCGGCGCCCCGGAGGCGATCATTGCCATGCCCGACGGCGATGACGGCTGGTATGCCACCTGGAATCAGCTCGGCGATGTGAACGCTTGCCGCGCTGACACCACGCGCCGCGAACCCGCCGCGACTTACTGTGTGCCGTGGACGCGCTACGACGACTACATCGCGCGCGACATCGTGTCGCATATGGATTCGCGATATCGCACGGTGGCCCGCCGCGAGAGCCGCGGGATCGCCGGCCTCAGCATGGGAGGGTTCGGTGCGATCACCCTCGCGTTGCAGTATCCCGACGTGTTCGCCGCGGCGGCCAGCCACTCCGGCGTCGTGTCGCCACGCTACCTCGGTCCCAAGCCGTTTGCACCGCCCCCACGCTACGCCAACACAACCGCCGAGTTGCAGGCGTCCGCCCGCAACCTCTGGTCGGATCTCCGGTGGGTGATGGGCAAGGACACCATCGGCTGGAACGCCCGTGATCCGGGACACATGGCGCAGCGGCTGCAGCAATTGGTTCAGCAGCGTGCAGCATCCGCTGGCCCCCGCCTGCCGCAGCTCATGTTCGACGTGGGCGCCGATGATGCCTACGTCGACCAGAATCGCGATCTGCACGCCACGCTCACGCGTCTGGGGGTGCCGCATCGCTATGCCGAGTGGCCCGGCGCACATACGTGGAGCTACTGGCAGACGCACTCCGCCGAGAGCCTGCAGTTCCTGCTGGGAAACGTCGCGGGCCGCTAGCAGGACGCGAGAAAGGCTGGCGTCTGTCCCGACGGGACGTAGCTTGCCAGCATGAGCCGGTTCTTTCCGAAGGACGTGATCCACTGGGGCGAAGAGCGCCTGCACCCCCTGCGCGCGTTCGCCATCCGCACGGTGGAGCCGGCGGGCATTACCGGCGTCGTGCTCCGATTGTGGCGCGCCGCGCTGCTGGCCAGCACGAATTGGATGCTCTTCGTCGGTGGACTCGTGGGCGGCGTCCTGTTCCTCTGTGGCATGCTCACCTGGCACCTCGGCAACTTCCCGGTGAAGCGCTGGCCGCCTCGCGTCGCGCTGTTCCTGGTCATCGAAGTGTTCGCCGAGATGGGAACCAGCTCTCTGCTCATCGCCTTTTCGCGCGAACGCGTGGGATCGCGCGTCGCCACCTGGCCCGATTGGTGGCCCATGGCCGGCCAAACCTTGGTCGAGCGCACCATCGTGCTCGCCGTCTTCGCCCTCGTGTTGGGCGGCACCGTGCAGTTGGTCCGTCGCGCCATGGAACCGCGCGAAGCGTCGACTCGCGAAGCGTAACTCAAACCGCAGGACTTTCTGTGCGAATTCTTCCCGTTCTGTTGCTGGCTGCGGCGTCGGTATCGACGTCGGCGTTCACGCTCTCTGCACAGCCGGTGGTGACCCCGGCCACGCCGGGCACGAGGACGTCCGGATCCACCGCGGCCGACACGCTCCGCCCATTCGGCACGCTGCGTGAGCAGGCGTTCAAGCAGCAGCAGTGGCTCGAACTGCGCATGGAGCGCACGCTGCCGGCGCTCATGCGTCGCGAAGGCGTCGACATGTGGGTCGTCCCCATGCGCGAGTACGCCGAAGATCCGGTGTTCACCGCGATCACGTCGCCGACCACGTTCGCGGCACGTCGTCGTACGATCTATGTGTTCTTCGACCGCGGTGCCGCCGGCATCGAGCGTATCGCGCTGGGCGGCACGTCGCAGGGCAACGTGTTCAAGGCGGTGCGCAGCATGAAGCCGGTGCCGGCGCCGGCCGCTGGTAGCCGTGGTAACGAGCGCTCGGCCGAGCTGTGGGGCGACGAGCAGTGGAACGTGCTCAAGCAGGTCATCGACGAGCGCAAGCCGAAGAAGATCGCTGTGAACACCTCCCGTACGTTTGCGTTTGCCGACGGCCTGACCAGCGGTGAGCGCGACGGGATGCTGCAGGCGCTCGGACCGGCGTTGGCCGCGAAGGTGGTGCCCGCCGAAGCGCTGGCGGTGGACATGATCGCCTCGCGTCAGCCGGAAGAGGAAGCCATGTACCGCGAGCTCAATCGCGTGGCCTGGGAGATCATTCAGGAAGCGTTCTCGAGCAAGGTGATCACGCCCGGCGTGACGAAAGCCGACGATGTGCTCTGGTGGATGCGGCAGCGCGTGAACGATCTGGGTTTGTCCACCTGGTTCCAGACCAGTGTGGAAGTGCAGCGACAGTTCGGCAGCCCGGAGCTGGTCGGTGTGAATCCCACGATTCTCAAGGGTGACGTCCTCCATTGCGACTTCGGAATCACGGCGCTCGGGCTCAACACCGACACGCAGCACATGGCGTACGTACTCCGCGATGGCGAGACCGATGTGCCAGCCGGTCTCAAGAAGGCACTACTGGCATCGAATCGTTTGCAGGACATCACGATCAGCGAGCTCAAGCCGGGGCGTACCGGCAACGAAGTGCTGGCCGCCTCGCTCAAGCGCATGCGCGATGAGAAGATCGACGGCACGTTGTACTCGCATCCCATCGGATTGCATGGCCACGGCGCCGGCGCCTTGATCGGCCTGTGGGACTATCAGGACGGCGTGCCGGGGCGTGGTGACCACAAGGTCATCCCTGGCATGTGGTACTCCATCGAATTGCAGGCCACGACGCCGGTACCGGAGTGGAACAACCAGCAGGTTCGCTCCGCGCAGGAAGAAGACGTGATCATCGACGCGAGCGGCAAGGTGCGTTGGGCGTTCGGTCGTCAGTCGACGTTCCACATTGTCCGCTAGCCGGCACTGGCGTGAGCTCGTGCGGTCGCCGGTGTTCGGATTGCTGGTCATCGTCACGGTGGCGCTCGTTGTCATACGAGTACCGCTGCTCGTGCTGGGCGACACGTGGTACAACCTTGTGCTCGGTCGCGAGGTGGCGGCCGCTGGCGTCATCACCCGCAACGCGCTGACGGAGCAGGGGTTCGGCGTGTCGGTGGTGGACATCCAATGGGTGTCGCACCTGGGTCTGTACGGGATCGTGAAGTTGGCCGGCCTGCCGGGCATGGTGCTGGTCGGCGCCACGCTGCTGATCGGCACCATCGTGTCAGCCGCCGCCGTCGCCGTGCGACGCGGCGCGACGGAGAGTCGCACCCTGCTCGTGGTGCTCTTC
This region of Gemmatimonas groenlandica genomic DNA includes:
- a CDS encoding alpha/beta hydrolase; translated protein: MTRSALLLALGLSLGSASVSRAQTGTPSGTVRTDTIWSQSLGVYKALVVYLPPSYRANARTRYPLLVYLHGRTGSERNWVDAGWLHLTMDSLAHTGAPEAIIAMPDGDDGWYATWNQLGDVNACRADTTRREPAATYCVPWTRYDDYIARDIVSHMDSRYRTVARRESRGIAGLSMGGFGAITLALQYPDVFAAAASHSGVVSPRYLGPKPFAPPPRYANTTAELQASARNLWSDLRWVMGKDTIGWNARDPGHMAQRLQQLVQQRAASAGPRLPQLMFDVGADDAYVDQNRDLHATLTRLGVPHRYAEWPGAHTWSYWQTHSAESLQFLLGNVAGR
- a CDS encoding SWIB/MDM2 domain-containing protein codes for the protein MAAAKKSAKKAAKKAAPKKAAAKKAPAKKAAPKKAAVKKAAPAKKAAVKKAPAKKAAKRTPNAAFMKALTPSPELAAVVGDKPLPRTEVVKKLWAYIKKNGLQDAKNKRNINADDKLKAVFAGKKTVSMFEMTSLVSKHLS
- the lepB gene encoding signal peptidase I, whose protein sequence is MASKSSSSKSSTDRKSVANLRAGKSSGGSGSSTLWENVKAILVTLAIFLAIRTFLIEAYRIPSGSMIPTLLVGDWLFVNKLAYGPHVPFTDINLPGYDDPERGDVVVFVSPDQVDQPEDPNPILVKRLVAVAGDTVWMRGGVFHVNGMAQRQGFPASENPKGDGGFSHPLFSWQKQFEVRGTRAGDPPASPTLDDWGPLVVPAKFLFMLGDNRYDSKDGRYWGFVPRENVRGRPVFVYYSYNADESVRPLPFLTDIRWGRIGTIIK
- a CDS encoding alpha/beta hydrolase family protein translates to MGMLMGMLMGTMMGKRWRNAGVVLTAALLACEGHTVPPATAVAHTEVRIVVDSGVTLAGDFALPSTPTTAAAGSSALSAVPAVLLLSGSGAQDRDGARTELPGYRPFVDIADTLLAAGFAVLRLDDRGVGASTGRFDGATTEDFARDAAAAVRWLRGHARVQPEHIALVGHSEGALVALLVAHDDPRVWVLGLLGAASRPGREIARWQRATLVTGDLTTWPAAQRAAVLARAESDADAIAATDPWLRTWFSLDPRTIARGVEQPVLLLHGENDRQVPVEQSGELAAALRDARIVRLAHTNHLLLDDFDGDPRGYVRLTSRRVEGEILRALVAFLEQQNGEKRFSEGKTLKKIREIR
- a CDS encoding M24 family metallopeptidase, with amino-acid sequence MRILPVLLLAAASVSTSAFTLSAQPVVTPATPGTRTSGSTAADTLRPFGTLREQAFKQQQWLELRMERTLPALMRREGVDMWVVPMREYAEDPVFTAITSPTTFAARRRTIYVFFDRGAAGIERIALGGTSQGNVFKAVRSMKPVPAPAAGSRGNERSAELWGDEQWNVLKQVIDERKPKKIAVNTSRTFAFADGLTSGERDGMLQALGPALAAKVVPAEALAVDMIASRQPEEEAMYRELNRVAWEIIQEAFSSKVITPGVTKADDVLWWMRQRVNDLGLSTWFQTSVEVQRQFGSPELVGVNPTILKGDVLHCDFGITALGLNTDTQHMAYVLRDGETDVPAGLKKALLASNRLQDITISELKPGRTGNEVLAASLKRMRDEKIDGTLYSHPIGLHGHGAGALIGLWDYQDGVPGRGDHKVIPGMWYSIELQATTPVPEWNNQQVRSAQEEDVIIDASGKVRWAFGRQSTFHIVR